The genomic DNA ACAAGGAGCGcggactatgtatatttgtaataaacaagctggtgcacgatatctaaggaatccgagctattgctcacctgaggtagagtatctcatgataaactgtagaccacactaaccTACCTAGGAGTTTTCCTCTGTATTTACGTAGCTgattacataccaccacagtcagaggctggcactaagacagcattgaattaGCTGTATTCCCGCATagaaaacaagaaaacgctcaccaaGAGGCAGCGCTCCTTTGTagcctgggactttaatgcaggaaaacttaaaatCATTTTTTCCAAATTcttcagcatgttaaatgtacaaccagaggggAACAAAACCTgtaccatctttactccacacacagagatgcatccAAAGCTCACCCTCCGtcgtttggcaaatctgaccataattctatcctgatcCTGCCTACAggcaaaattaaagcaggaagccccAATGACTAGATATATTAAAAAagggtcagatgaagcagatgctaaactacaggactgttttgctagcaaagactggaatatgttccgggattcttcgatggcattgaggagtacaccacatcagtcatctttatcaaagtgcatcgatgacgtcgtacccacagtgactgtacgtacctacccaaacagaagccatggattacaggcaacaccacactgagctaaagggtagagctgcctctttcaataAGCGGGGcgtctaacccggaagcttagaagaaatcctctctatccctctgacGAAACATCAaccaggcaaagcgtcaatagaggactaagatcgaatcaagcacaaccagctccgacgctcgatCGGagtgcagggcttgcaaactattacatgactacaaagggaagcacacccgagagctgcccagtggaaaggagcctaccagacgagctgaatactttctatgctcgcttcgagaaaGCAACACTGAGCATGCAtggagcatcagctgttccggacgactgtgataTCACTCTCTCGTAGCcgaatgtgagtaagacctttataaACAGGTCATATTCACAAGACAATTACCAGGAACGTGTActtgagcatgcgctgaccaactggcaagtgtcttcactgacattttcaacgtgTCCCTGACCGGACTCTGTTATACAGAGGCAAacgaaacgcacacctatttaagcgaggtgctggctagcggagtggaacacttgAAAAAAAAAGGAGAGCCGCACTTAAGCgactcagatgcaaaaatgtaatgtccaacaTTTTGACAGACAAGCGTtctcatcagggtataatgacaaacaggtGACTCGTTTATGTGaggtgactcgtttatatagtgtcaaaacacacacacacgtgtctgtaatcatggccggtgTAGCCTGATATTCATTTGGTTAATTCgcatatattaaaatagcatacaaaaacaaatggataagcGTACGATCATAGATAAGACTACACAAActttacaatagcaaaatcacaataaaacaagaatggcttcagatcaaagtctacgttgagaccgaagggagcaaggtctttaaattaaagagcCAGgtagcctctcgttttaacaataaattatcgaggtcaccccctctcctagggagggtgacatgttcgatgccaatataacgtagaGCCGAAATCGCGTGATTGTTCAAAAAAGTgtgccgcaactgggtaagtcgagtttttgcacctaatggtgctacgatgctccgagATTCGTACTTTTATTTTGCGCTTTGTTTTTcccacatcatttttaccacaaggacaattATAAGATGAATAACTGCctagtggagcacgtgataacacctttgttgggatctgtttccctgtttgggggtgtttgaaggatctacatttataagtgccattgcattgtgCACAGCCATCAtaacttgtagtttccatccagtaggggcgcaaatagacgttgtgcagggatatcttggggtggtaaatcagagttcaccaattgatctctgagatttTTGCCAGCAAGAATACGACAAGGGATGGTCTGAACAACAATTACGATACtatcatcggattttagaatgtgccaatgttgtgaacgattcccttaatttgatcagagcactttgaatagtgGGTAGTTACAAGGTACTTGaggtaatatacactgagtgtacaaaacattagagacatctgctctttccttgacatagactgaccaggtgaatccaagtgaaaacTATAATGGGGGGGTCCAAGTgtcactcaatattaggaaggtgttcttaatgttttgtacagtcactgtattttttattttttatgtgggcctctatgaagggttctacctagGACACTTTTATCTTCTAGGTTTTACATTTTTCTGGAGGgttaggttgtgggtaattgtgaATCCCTGTTCTTTGCCATTAGTTCACTTACGGTTRGTTGTACCTTTGATTTTGATTGTTGTTTTATTCTACTTGTATTGTTTCTGGGTTCATGTTTCTGGGTTTCGGTGGGGTGGCTAGAKTGATACCGTCAGTGATATAGCTTATTCAGATTTaaagggttctaggtagaaccttaTTCCTCGCCAATAAAAAAGTTTTMGGGGAAAAAAATTKTACTTTTCTCTCCTTGTGTACTAACAGCACTCTGCACAGGCAGCAGTGGAGGACAGTGATAGGATCTTTACTGAGCTGATTCACTCCATTGAGAGAAGGTGCTCTGAGGTGAAGGAGCTGATCAGAGCACAGGAGAAGGCTCAAGTGAGTCAAGCTGATGGACTCCTGGAGCAACTGGAGCAGGAGATAGCTGAGCTGAGGAGGAGAAACGCTGAGCTGGAGCAGCTCTCTCACAAAGAGGATCACATCCATTTCCTCCAGGTAACTAAACTGCCTTGATACAGGTGATACAGAAATTAACTTGTTATGAAACTATACATTTTGTCAAGTACccactctcgctctgtctctctcccactctctttatctctgtctctctccagagttatcagtctctctccagtcccaGTGTCTCTTCAGACTTACCCAGAATCATTATCCATCCTCAGAACTTTGGAGATGTGAAAAAGGCTGTTTCTGATGTCAGAGAGAAACTAGAAGATGTCCTTAAAGGAGAATGGaccaagatctccaccacaggtGAGTTGAAAATAATACTAACACATAGTGTAAGAACACCTAGTTTAGACCAATCACAGGTCCTCTAGTCACCACTTTATACAAGTGCAATATGGTATGCTgataatattctctctctctgtgaatgtCTGTTTCTGTAGTAAATTCAGTGGATGTTTTACTGCCTCCAGAGCCCAAGATTAGAGAACACTTCTTACAATGTGAGTTTCTTCATCAAGTAACTAACAGTCTCTTTTTTTCTGACACTACTCACAAACCTTGTGATATATCAATAGGAGATACTGCTCTCATTGATCTCTTCTCTGTTGTAATCAAAGACAgggtagatacagtacagtacgtcCCTTAACTTACTGTTCTAACTCCCCTCATtggtctctgctctgctcttctcccaGATTCCTGTCAgctcacactggacccaaacacagcaCAGAAATCCCTCTTTCTGTCTGAGGGAAACAGAAAGGTGACAGTTGTTAAAGCTGTTAACGATCCAAATCCTGACCATCCAGACAGATTCACTGTTTGGTGGCAGGTCCTTTGTAGAGAGGGTCGGTCTGGATGCTGTTACTGGGAGGTGGAGTTTCATCGTGGGACGGTTTTTATAGCAGTCTCATATAAAGACATAAGTAGAATAGGGAGCGTTAATGGCTCTAGATTTGGATACAATGACAAGTCTTGGGGTTTAGAGTGCTCTAGTAATGGTTATATTTTCAGACACAATAATGTTGAGACTAAAGTATCAGGCCCTCAGTCCTCCAGAGTAGGAGTGTACCTGGATCACAAGGCAGGTATTCTGTCCTTCTACAGCGTCTCTGACACAATGAGCCTCCTCCACACAGTCCGAACCACGTTCACTAAACCCCTCTTTCCTGGGATATGGGTTGGGTACACAAATAATTCTGCTGAGCTGTGTAAACTATAGAGTTCCCCATACTAGAACAACGGTTAATGCTCTTTTAGTCTGGTATGTACAATTATTTTGATTGATTTAATCTTTACTTTAGGTTTTAATCACATCCATATTGATGTATTCTCACTTTGATGAAGTCTAAACAAAAAAACGACTGCTGTAttgatatcttttttttaaagaaagattGTTATTTAATTTCACTAAGTTGTATTATTAAATACCTATTGATCCTTGAATTTTGATCTGTTTAGTTTTCTAAAATCTATTTAGGCctatgttgtcacgacttccgccgaagtcggtccctctccttgtttgggcggtgttcggtggtcgacgtcactgaccttctagccatcactgatgcatttttcattttccattggttttgtcttgtcttccttcacacctggttccaatcccatcaattacatattgtgtatttaaccctctgtttcccctcatgtccttgtcggagattgttttattgtatgtgATTGTGCTAGTAtgtgttggtgtgcgacgggttttgtacccactttgttatttttggagTTTTTGGAGTTTGGtcagcacttattaaacgactctgtttataccaagttcgttctcctgtgcctgacttccctgccaccaacacgcacctaTTACAGAATCTCCGACCCcaactatggagtcagcaggagaagGTACCCCGGCCATTGAGGTGGAGGAGTGCATCCAGGAGCATGCAGTTATGCTTCACCATCTTGGCGTCGccatggatcgcgttgtccagacaatggaccgctgggagagacagggagttcttccagcgcctccaccagcacaaccggggtctcacTTGAGCGCCCCTTTCCCGCCTGAACCCAGTGGGATCCGTCTCTCCTTGCCCCAGGAGTACGACGGGAGGGCtgcgaactgccaggggttcTTGTTATAATTAAACCTTTATCTGgccaccgtccacccggctccatcggaccgtgagagggtgtccgcactcgtctcgtgcctcaccgggagagccctggagtgggccaacgccgtgtggagagacggagatgcggcgttggaccagtttgaggagttcacccgccgtttccgggcggtcttcgaccacccgcccgagagtagagcggcgggtgagcgcctctaccatccgaggagcgcccaggagttcgccctggagtttag from Salvelinus sp. IW2-2015 linkage group LG27, ASM291031v2, whole genome shotgun sequence includes the following:
- the LOC111953812 gene encoding tripartite motif-containing protein 16-like isoform X2; translated protein: MAQQAVLLDQDQFCCSVCLDLLKEPVAIPCGHSYXRSCIEGCWDQDDLNGIYSCPQCRQTFSPRPALIKNTILAEVVEKLKKTGLQADPXDLCYAGPGDVACDFCTGTRKQKALMSCLVCLVSFCKTHLQPHYSVPALKKHKLVKASTQLQENICSRHDELLKIYCRTDQNCICYLCMVDDHKGHDTVSAAAERTEKQSQLGMSQQXLQQRIQEREKELKELQQAVESLKHSAQAAVEDSDRIFTELIHSIERRCSEVKELIRAQEKAQVSQADGLLEQLEQEIAELRRRNAELEQLSHKEDHIHFLQSYQSLSSPSVSSDLPRIIIHPQNFGDVKKAVSDVREKLEDVLKGEWTKISTTVNSVDVLLPPEPKIREHFLQYSCQLTLDPNTAQKSLFLSEGNRKVTVVKAVNDPNPDHPDRFTVWWQVLCREGRSGCCYWEVEFHRGTVFIAVSYKDISRIGSVNGSRFGYNDKSWGLECSSNGYIFRHNNVETKVSGPQSSRVGVYLDHKAGILSFYSVSDTMSLLHTVRTTFTKPLFPGIWVGYTNNSAELCKL
- the LOC111953812 gene encoding tripartite motif-containing protein 16-like isoform X1 — translated: MSCLVCLVSFCKTHLQPHYSVPALKKHKLVKASTQLQENICSRHDELLKIYCRTDQNCICXLCMVDDHKGHDTVSAAAERTEKQSQLGMSQQXLQQRIQEREKELKELQQAVESLKHSAQAAVEDSDRIFTELIHSIERRCSEVKELIRAQEKAQVSQADGLLEQLEQEIAELRRRNAELEQLSHKEDHIHFLQSYQSLSSPSVSSDLPRIIIHPQNFGDVKKAVSDVREKLEDVLKGEWTKISTTVNSVDVLLPPEPKIREHFLQYSCQLTLDPNTAQKSLFLSEGNRKVTVVKAVNDPNPDHPDRFTVWWQVLCREGRSGCCYWEVEFHRGTVFIAVSYKDISRIGSVNGSRFGYNDKSWGLECSSNGYIFRHNNVETKVSGPQSSRVGVYLDHKAGILSFYSVSDTMSLLHTVRTTFTKPLFPGIWVGYTNNSAELCKL